The window GCCGGCCGGTCATCTGGGGATGCTGTGTCATGCGGGCGTGACTAGGCGCGAGGCCGACCGCCTGCAAGAGAGTTGCTGTTCGAAATGCATGAGGGAACCCGGTGGTGGACAGGGCTGGATTCGAACCAGCGTACGCTTGCGCGGGCAGATTTACAGTCTGCTGCCTTTAACCACTCGGCCACCTGTCCACACGGGCTCGCCTGCTATCTCGTATAGAGATAAAACGTGCGGAACCGCTTGGGGTCCCGCGCCGAGAGGCGCCCCTTTGGCGAAGCGGCGCTTGCCTGTCAATGGCCTCGCTGGCAGGAGCGGCCCCGAAGACGAATTACAGGATGGATTTGATGGCAAAGGGCGAACGCAAACGCGCATTGAGGGGCCGTGCAGGCCGCATGAAGGGCGGGCGTGGTAGCGGCCGGGCCAGCGCGGGCGCGGTGCGCCTGTGGGGGCGCCACGCGGTCGAGGCCGCGCTCAAGAACCCCGACCGCGTGCACCGCAAGCTGTGGGCGACGCGCGAAGGCATCGAATCGCTCGACGGCGAACTGCCGGCCGATTTCCCGGTCGAATATGCCGACGTGGCCGACCTTGCCCGCCTGGTGGCCAAGGACGCCCCGCACCAGGGGCTGGTGCTCGAATGCATGGCGCTGGAAGACCGCTTCCTCGACGAAGTGCTGGACGGCGATCCGGCGCGCCCCATCGTGGTGCTCGACCAGGTTACCGACCCGCACAACGTCGGGGCGATCATGCGCTCGGCCGTGGCGTTCGGTGCGGCCGCGCTGGTGACGCAAGACCGTCACGCCCCGCCCGAAGGCGGCGTGATCGGCAAGACTGCATCAGGTGCGCTCGAAACGCTTCCGTGGATCCGCGTGGTCAATCTCGCCCGCGCGCTGGAGGAGATGGCGGAGGCCGGATACTGGCGCATCGGCCTCACCGGTCACACCGATACGACGCTGGCCGAAGCCCTGCCCGCTGGCCCGGTTGCCATCGTGCTGGGCGCGGAGGGCGACGGGATGCGGCACAATATCCAGACGCATTGCGACGCTCTCGCCAAGCTGCCGATCTCGTCCGAGATCGAGAGCCTTAACGTTTCCAACGCCGCTGCCGTGGCACTCTATGCGGTAGCTACCCGAAGCTGATTCTCGAAACGGGGGGAATATGACGAAACCGATCCGCACCGCGGCGCTTGCCGCTGCCAGTTCGCTTGCCCTGACGGGCTGCCTGCTTTCGCCGGGCACCTTCACCAGCGAACTCCACATGATGAAGGACGGCAGCTTCGCCTATTCCTATGACGGCGAAATCCAGATGCTGGCGCTCAGCAAGCTGGCCGAGATGGGCGCGAAGGGTGACGACACCTTCAAGGCGGAGTGCATCGACGAGGAAACCTACGAGGAACGCGAATGCTCGCTGGCGGAAGTCAGCGAACAGCGGGCCGAATGGCAGGCCGGGGCGAGCGAACGCCGCGCCGAGGCGGAGCGCAAGGCCGAACAGGCCAAGCAAATGCTGGGCGGTTTCGACCCGTCCGATCCCGAAGCGGCGAACAAGCTGGCCGAAACTCTCGAACGCCAGCGCGGCTGGGAGAAGGTCGACTACATGGGCGACGGCATCTTCGACGTCGATTTCCGCGTGTCGGGCCGGATGACCCACGACTTTGCCTTTCCCATGGTCGAAAAGATGCCGATGGCGAACATGTTCGTCACCATGATGCTGCGCGATGGCGGGCAGGTCCGCGTGGATGCGCCCGGCTTTGCCGCACAGGGCGGCGGCAATCCGATGCAGGGCATGATGGCCGGCATGATGGGGCTGGCGTCGCTCGGCCTTGAGGAGGGTAAGGCCGAGGGCGCCAAGATGCCGCGTATCGTGCTGCCGAAGGGGACCTTCACCATCGTCACCGATGGCCGCATCCTTGCCAACAACACCGACGAAGGGCCGGTCGCCAATGCGCGCGGACAGGCGCTGGTCTGGGAAATCGACCAGCAGACCGAACAAGCCCCGACCGCACTGATCGCATTCGACTGAGCCGCGTTTCCGCCAAAGAAAAGCCCCGCAGCCCACCAGGGCCGCAGGGCTGTTTTGTCTCCACCGAAATGGCGGAGAAACCGTCTTAGTTGACGGCGTCCTTGAGACCCTTGCCGGCCTTGAACTTCGGCTGGTTCGATGCCTTGATCGTCATCGGCTCGCCGGTGCGGGGGTTGCGACCGGTGGATGCCTTGCGCTTGGCGACCGAGAACGTGCCGAAGCCGACCAGGCGGACTTCGTCGCCGTTCGAAAGCGACTTGGTGATTGCGTCGAACACGCCTTCGACGGCGCTCGAGGCGTCGCTCTTCGAAAGGCCGCTCGAATCCGCAACCGCGCTGATCAGGTCGTTCTTGTTCATTTTAGTGGAAACCCCCTCATTGGTGTTTTGAAATAGTGCCGGTGACTCGGGGCCACCGAAGGGCTGGGAATTGAGAGACTTTTCCCCCCGCTGTCAAAGGCAAATTCGGCTAAAAAGTGCGGTTTTTGGCCTGCGAATTCGATTTCTGCGACGAACCGTTGCGAGCGTCTGTCCCACAACGGGAAAGGCGCCCGGACACGGGTCCGGACGCCTCTCCGAGTCGCTGCAGTGCAACTTATCCTTTGTTAGTGGGCCGTCGGCGAAGGTGATCCGCCCGCTGCGGGATGGCCCGGCTGGCTGGCGATGTCGTCGGCTTCGGTCCATTCGATCGGGGCCGGCAGCGCGGTCAGCGCGTGCTTCAGCACCTCGTCGACATGGCTCACCGCGACGATTTCGAGGCCTTCCTTCACATTGGCCGGAATCTCCGCCAGGTCCTTGACGTTCTCTTCCGGGATGAGGACCTTCTTGATCCCGCCGCGCAGGGCCGCGAGCAGTTTTTCCTTCAGCCCGCCGATCGCCAGAACGCGGCCGCGCAGCGTGACTTCGCCGGTCATCGCCACGTCCGCCCGCACCGGAACGCCCGACAGGGTCGAGACGATCGAGGTGACCATGCCCACGCCCGCGCTCGGACCATCCTTGGGCACCGCGCCTTCGGGCAGGTGGATGTGGATGTTCTTGCGCTGGAAGATGCTGGGCTTGATGCCATAGGCAGGCGCCCGCGCCTTCACGAAGCTGAAGGCCGCCGCGACGCTTTCG of the Qipengyuania gaetbuli genome contains:
- the rlmB gene encoding 23S rRNA (guanosine(2251)-2'-O)-methyltransferase RlmB, whose amino-acid sequence is MAKGERKRALRGRAGRMKGGRGSGRASAGAVRLWGRHAVEAALKNPDRVHRKLWATREGIESLDGELPADFPVEYADVADLARLVAKDAPHQGLVLECMALEDRFLDEVLDGDPARPIVVLDQVTDPHNVGAIMRSAVAFGAAALVTQDRHAPPEGGVIGKTASGALETLPWIRVVNLARALEEMAEAGYWRIGLTGHTDTTLAEALPAGPVAIVLGAEGDGMRHNIQTHCDALAKLPISSEIESLNVSNAAAVALYAVATRS
- a CDS encoding HU family DNA-binding protein, giving the protein MNKNDLISAVADSSGLSKSDASSAVEGVFDAITKSLSNGDEVRLVGFGTFSVAKRKASTGRNPRTGEPMTIKASNQPKFKAGKGLKDAVN